In a single window of the Flavobacterium sp. W4I14 genome:
- a CDS encoding myo-inositol 2-dehydrogenase/D-chiro-inositol 1-dehydrogenase (product_source=KO:K00010; cath_funfam=3.40.50.720; cog=COG0673; ko=KO:K00010; pfam=PF01408,PF19051; superfamily=51735; tigrfam=TIGR01409): MLLEPNYHISFYNTKKQMKTKEEPQNEQNTRRDFIKKSAIGLAAFTIVPRYVLGGQGYLAPSDKLTKAVIGVGGMGRGHFGYEGTQVVAICDVDQNHLKQAASMLDKGVKTFSDYRELIQLPEVDIVHIATPPHWHGIMAVDAANAGKDIWCEKPMTHTIGEGKRVVEAVKQHGRMFRLNTWFRFKDTFYGMGTTVKPIKKLVDSGMLGWPLKVTVSKHTGYDWKFYWVGKDHLEPQPVPPELDYNAWLGPAPYKPYNAHRVHQTFRGYWDYDGGGLSDMGQHYIDPIQYFLGKDDTNPISVEVDAPQQHTDAVGIWRRITYTYADGCQIILDGEGKDTNVPYIEGPKGKLYPGFKSDIPDLERKLAQFPDPDPEIVEFSESVRTRKKFALNEENGHRSCNIVNIGLAALRLGRSLKFDPVKQEFVDDEAANRLINPVMRAPFSI, translated from the coding sequence ATGCTTTTGGAACCAAACTATCATATCAGTTTTTACAACACCAAGAAACAAATGAAAACTAAAGAAGAACCACAAAATGAACAAAACACCAGACGCGATTTTATCAAAAAATCTGCAATCGGTCTGGCAGCATTTACTATTGTCCCGAGGTATGTATTGGGCGGACAAGGATATCTTGCCCCAAGCGATAAACTAACCAAAGCCGTAATCGGTGTTGGAGGAATGGGTAGAGGCCATTTTGGCTACGAAGGTACTCAGGTAGTCGCCATATGTGATGTTGATCAAAACCACCTTAAACAAGCGGCATCAATGTTGGATAAAGGTGTAAAAACATTTAGTGATTATCGAGAACTGATACAATTGCCTGAGGTAGATATTGTACACATTGCTACCCCGCCGCACTGGCATGGTATAATGGCTGTAGATGCTGCCAATGCAGGAAAAGATATTTGGTGCGAAAAACCAATGACACATACCATAGGGGAGGGCAAAAGGGTGGTTGAGGCGGTAAAACAGCATGGTAGGATGTTTAGGTTAAATACCTGGTTTAGGTTTAAAGATACCTTTTACGGAATGGGCACTACTGTAAAACCGATCAAAAAACTGGTAGATAGTGGTATGTTGGGCTGGCCATTAAAAGTAACCGTAAGTAAACATACTGGCTACGACTGGAAATTTTACTGGGTGGGCAAAGATCATTTAGAACCTCAGCCCGTACCGCCAGAATTAGATTATAATGCATGGTTAGGCCCTGCACCATATAAGCCTTACAATGCCCATCGTGTTCACCAGACTTTTAGGGGTTATTGGGATTATGATGGTGGTGGATTAAGTGATATGGGACAACATTATATCGACCCGATTCAATACTTTTTAGGTAAGGATGATACCAACCCAATTTCTGTAGAGGTTGATGCTCCACAACAACATACTGATGCAGTAGGCATTTGGCGCAGGATTACCTATACTTATGCCGATGGCTGCCAGATTATTTTAGACGGTGAAGGTAAAGATACCAATGTACCTTATATAGAAGGGCCAAAAGGTAAATTGTATCCGGGTTTTAAATCGGATATTCCTGATCTGGAACGTAAACTGGCGCAATTCCCTGATCCTGATCCTGAAATTGTTGAATTTTCGGAATCGGTGAGGACGAGGAAAAAGTTCGCTTTAAATGAAGAGAACGGACACCGTTCATGCAACATTGTAAATATTGGTTTGGCTGCCTTAAGATTGGGAAGATCGTTAAAATTCGACCCGGTTAAGCAAGAATTCGTAGATGATGAGGCTGCTAACAGATTGATTAATCCCGTAATGCGTGCACCATTTTCTATTTAA
- a CDS encoding N-acetylglucosamine repressor (product_source=KO:K02565; cath_funfam=3.30.420.40; cog=COG1940; ko=KO:K02565; pfam=PF00480; superfamily=46785,53067), whose translation MNLNLLNNLTSDTNDKQSIQKHKLIKYLFNLGASSVSTLCEIMEMSTPSILKLLLSLIDEGWVEKKGYGLSIGGRKPDLYRLKDKKVLILCIDIELFHTRIAIIDNNYNFVLDVKTVMVPISKSRTDFFNILHTHLEDILKSAGIEHRQFIGCSVGMPGLIDAEKGENYSYFLSDDENIPLTAAFEKMLNIPVVIQNDVNGSSMAEFTHGMAKGKKNVLVLLMDWGVGLGIIMDGKLRQGNCGFSGELGHMPFVENGALCYCGKHGCLETVASGNALSEMAKEGILLGKNSMLTNLSNEELERIEPALIIKAANKGDQYAIQLLSNVGTHMGKGIAVLIQLFNPELIILSGKIAGAKQYITLPMQQAINTYCMTQIREKTTIVSSELGENSRLLGYAATGIDQFLGAYIKKVKKLKK comes from the coding sequence ATGAATCTTAATCTATTAAATAACCTAACGTCAGACACTAACGATAAGCAGTCGATCCAAAAACACAAGCTCATAAAATACCTTTTTAATTTAGGGGCATCTTCAGTTTCTACTTTATGTGAAATTATGGAAATGAGTACGCCGAGTATTCTAAAACTTCTGCTTAGCCTGATTGATGAAGGCTGGGTAGAAAAGAAGGGTTATGGTTTATCTATTGGCGGGCGAAAACCCGACCTTTATCGTTTAAAAGATAAAAAGGTTCTGATTCTCTGCATAGACATCGAGTTATTTCATACCCGAATAGCCATTATTGACAACAATTATAATTTTGTGCTGGATGTTAAAACGGTTATGGTACCCATTTCAAAAAGCAGGACTGATTTTTTCAATATTTTACATACACATTTGGAGGATATCTTAAAATCTGCAGGCATTGAGCATAGGCAGTTTATTGGCTGTAGTGTTGGCATGCCTGGCTTAATTGATGCTGAAAAGGGAGAAAATTACAGTTATTTCTTAAGCGATGATGAAAACATCCCTTTAACAGCTGCATTTGAAAAAATGTTAAATATCCCTGTAGTGATCCAAAATGATGTGAATGGTTCATCAATGGCAGAATTTACGCACGGAATGGCTAAGGGCAAAAAGAATGTACTCGTATTGTTAATGGATTGGGGTGTGGGTTTAGGCATTATAATGGACGGAAAATTGAGGCAAGGCAACTGTGGTTTCTCAGGCGAACTGGGCCATATGCCTTTTGTGGAGAATGGCGCACTCTGTTACTGCGGAAAACACGGCTGCCTCGAAACCGTTGCATCTGGAAACGCGCTGTCAGAAATGGCAAAAGAAGGTATTTTATTGGGCAAAAACTCTATGCTTACCAACCTCTCGAACGAAGAACTGGAAAGAATTGAACCCGCCCTGATTATTAAGGCAGCAAATAAAGGTGATCAATACGCCATTCAGCTGCTCTCTAATGTTGGCACTCATATGGGCAAAGGAATAGCTGTTCTGATCCAGTTGTTCAATCCCGAACTGATTATTTTAAGCGGCAAAATTGCAGGGGCCAAGCAATACATCACATTACCCATGCAACAGGCAATAAACACTTACTGCATGACCCAAATCAGAGAAAAAACAACGATAGTTTCTTCCGAGCTGGGCGAAAACTCCAGGCTATTAGGATATGCAGCAACAGGTATCGATCAATTTCTAGGCGCTTATATCAAAAAGGTAAAAAAGCTTAAGAAGTAA
- a CDS encoding pimeloyl-ACP methyl ester carboxylesterase (product_source=COG0596; cath_funfam=3.40.50.1820; cog=COG0596; pfam=PF00561; superfamily=53474): METYKKAGYEKVNGINMYYEIYGEGEIPLVLIHGGGSTIQSSFGRLIPFLAKSGQVIAVELQAHGRTSDRDQQESFEQDARDVITLLGQLKITKANFLGFSNGGTTTLHIAAHHPAIVNKIIVISANYQREGLIDGFYNGFGDATINHMPEPLKTAFLAVNPDQNALQTMFEKDKQRMLDFVDLSDEDLKGITADTLLMVADKDVIKPEHVVKMSRLIANAQLVILPGMHGAMIGENLNPDASDKTIEITAHLVETFLNQ, from the coding sequence ATGGAAACATATAAAAAAGCAGGATATGAAAAGGTAAATGGCATTAACATGTATTATGAAATTTACGGGGAGGGAGAAATTCCGTTAGTATTGATACATGGCGGCGGTTCCACCATTCAATCTTCATTCGGCAGACTTATTCCTTTTTTGGCAAAATCTGGTCAGGTGATCGCTGTCGAACTTCAGGCACACGGGCGTACCAGTGATCGGGATCAGCAAGAATCTTTTGAGCAGGATGCAAGGGATGTGATCACTTTATTAGGTCAGCTAAAAATAACAAAAGCCAATTTTCTAGGTTTCAGCAACGGCGGAACAACAACCTTGCATATTGCAGCACACCATCCTGCTATAGTGAATAAAATCATCGTCATTTCAGCCAATTATCAACGGGAAGGTTTAATTGATGGCTTTTACAATGGCTTTGGAGATGCAACCATCAACCATATGCCCGAACCACTTAAAACAGCTTTTTTAGCAGTAAACCCAGATCAAAACGCACTGCAGACGATGTTCGAAAAAGATAAACAGCGCATGCTTGATTTTGTCGACCTCAGCGATGAAGATCTGAAGGGAATTACCGCCGATACGCTTTTAATGGTGGCAGATAAAGATGTGATCAAGCCAGAACATGTGGTTAAAATGTCGAGATTGATTGCAAATGCGCAATTGGTTATTTTACCTGGTATGCATGGCGCCATGATCGGCGAAAACCTTAATCCGGATGCAAGCGACAAAACAATTGAAATTACGGCACACCTGGTGGAAACTTTTTTAAACCAATAG
- a CDS encoding hypothetical protein (product_source=Hypo-rule applied), protein MEHVLDNPIYYALTSGHSHIATGLEEVKYYIEDITAFAGLRDNSQENLNTLYQISPAESLFVFFSKTPVEIPQKWKLLTHIDMFQFVFRSKEIPAAECNWNNRP, encoded by the coding sequence ATGGAACACGTATTGGATAATCCAATTTATTATGCCTTAACATCCGGACATAGCCATATTGCAACAGGCCTTGAAGAGGTAAAATATTATATCGAAGATATCACAGCATTTGCCGGCTTAAGAGATAATTCGCAGGAAAATCTAAACACCCTTTATCAGATCAGTCCTGCAGAAAGCCTTTTTGTATTTTTCTCAAAAACACCTGTCGAAATACCTCAGAAGTGGAAATTGTTAACGCATATCGATATGTTTCAATTTGTTTTTCGCAGCAAGGAAATACCAGCAGCAGAATGCAACTGGAATAACAGACCTTAG
- a CDS encoding putative GNAT family acetyltransferase (product_source=COG3393; cath_funfam=3.40.630.30; cog=COG3393; pfam=PF08445; superfamily=55729), which produces MFFAARKYQQQNATGITDLSLEHVTEMIDLVELTKPGPFLAKTIELSNYTGIFVNGKLAAMAGHRFHPSPYREVSAVCTHPDHLGKGYAFKILQEQIKRILLRSEIPFLHVRNDNEGAIKLYHKLGFEIRTEMIAYVIKKEA; this is translated from the coding sequence TTGTTTTTCGCAGCAAGGAAATACCAGCAGCAGAATGCAACTGGAATAACAGACCTTAGTCTGGAACACGTTACAGAAATGATAGATCTTGTGGAATTAACTAAACCAGGGCCTTTTCTGGCCAAAACCATCGAGCTTAGTAATTACACAGGTATATTTGTTAATGGGAAATTGGCAGCTATGGCCGGACACCGGTTCCATCCCAGCCCTTACCGTGAAGTAAGTGCAGTCTGCACCCATCCCGATCATTTAGGCAAAGGTTATGCTTTTAAGATTTTACAAGAACAGATCAAAAGAATATTGCTCCGTTCGGAAATACCGTTTTTACATGTTAGAAATGATAATGAAGGCGCCATTAAACTTTATCATAAATTGGGTTTCGAGATCAGGACAGAGATGATTGCCTACGTGATTAAAAAAGAGGCTTAA
- a CDS encoding CDGSH-type Zn-finger protein (product_source=COG3369; cog=COG3369; pfam=PF09360; smart=SM00704) encodes MSKTKLTINNNGSVKIEGDFEIVDRNGNTYGLQGREVLSICRCGLSKNKPFCDGAHNGHFEHEAIAFDLPPKKV; translated from the coding sequence ATGTCTAAAACAAAACTTACCATTAACAATAACGGCTCTGTTAAAATTGAGGGCGATTTCGAAATTGTAGATAGAAACGGGAACACATATGGCTTACAGGGCAGAGAAGTACTTTCGATCTGCCGTTGTGGTTTATCAAAAAACAAGCCTTTTTGCGATGGTGCACATAACGGCCATTTTGAGCATGAGGCAATAGCCTTCGACCTTCCTCCAAAAAAAGTTTAA
- a CDS encoding AraC-like DNA-binding protein (product_source=COG2207; cath_funfam=1.10.10.60; cog=COG2207; ko=KO:K20968; pfam=PF02311,PF12833; smart=SM00342,SM00751; superfamily=46689,51215): MSNQEKRPKILYSCYAQKSSEGEQFIPNHSLGLVIAGTSEIFIGGEKFVFSDGDFRFFRRNQLARYTKYPPAGGEFKSISINIDQDILHSISNEYDLHMQKPNHDIKGLVLEANSLLKNYIDSIWPYLDGNNEFNQALIDLKVKEAVMILLQTNPILKDVLFDFSEPGKIDLEAYMNANYKFNVDINRFAYLTGRSLATFKRDFEKIFNLSPNRWLQKKRLNDAYYLLTEKGWKSSDVYLEVGFKDLSHFSFAFKKAYGMAPSRVGV, encoded by the coding sequence ATGTCAAATCAAGAGAAACGCCCCAAGATCCTATATTCGTGTTATGCCCAAAAAAGCAGCGAGGGCGAACAGTTTATTCCTAATCATTCTTTGGGGCTGGTTATTGCTGGAACTTCTGAGATTTTTATCGGTGGAGAAAAATTCGTGTTTTCTGATGGTGATTTTCGCTTTTTCAGGCGGAATCAATTGGCCCGGTACACCAAATACCCCCCAGCGGGCGGAGAGTTTAAATCCATCAGCATTAATATCGATCAGGATATTCTGCATAGCATCAGCAATGAATATGATCTGCACATGCAAAAGCCGAATCACGATATTAAAGGTCTGGTGTTAGAAGCCAATAGCCTTTTGAAGAATTATATCGATTCGATATGGCCATATTTAGACGGAAATAACGAATTTAATCAGGCTTTGATCGATTTAAAAGTTAAAGAGGCGGTAATGATCTTACTACAGACTAACCCAATATTAAAAGATGTGCTTTTCGATTTTTCGGAACCTGGAAAAATTGATCTGGAAGCCTATATGAATGCCAATTATAAGTTCAATGTAGATATTAACCGTTTTGCTTATTTAACAGGCAGGAGTTTGGCCACATTTAAAAGGGATTTTGAGAAGATTTTTAACCTTTCGCCCAACCGTTGGTTGCAGAAAAAGCGCTTGAATGATGCCTATTACCTCTTAACCGAAAAAGGCTGGAAATCATCGGATGTGTACCTCGAAGTTGGTTTTAAAGACCTGTCGCATTTTTCATTCGCCTTTAAAAAAGCTTATGGCATGGCGCCATCAAGGGTAGGTGTTTAG
- a CDS encoding NAD(P)-dependent dehydrogenase (short-subunit alcohol dehydrogenase family) (product_source=COG1028; cath_funfam=3.40.50.720; cog=COG1028; pfam=PF00106; superfamily=51735) has protein sequence MKKVWFITGSSRGLGRDLTAQVLAKGDFVAATARNTAALKDLIEKHPDQIFPITLDVTDYDQVYLAVESAVAHFGKIDVLVNNAGFGIVGAAEAFTEEQVRSQLETNLYAPIEITRAVLPFMRKQRSGRILQISSIGGRVGNAGVSIYQAAKFGLSGFSESLAKEVVDLGIYVTCVEPGGFRTDWAGASMSYAPRVEGYESTVEKRSDFFQSGNFIPMGDPQKAAKAMLALVEHPGPPVHLVFGSEAIGMLKHADATRTAEMEKWMDVSLSTGHDEAENFLNTDLGKSFTNK, from the coding sequence ATGAAAAAAGTATGGTTTATAACAGGTAGTTCCCGTGGATTGGGACGTGACCTAACAGCACAAGTATTGGCAAAAGGCGATTTCGTTGCCGCAACAGCAAGAAATACAGCAGCTTTGAAAGATCTTATAGAAAAACACCCTGATCAGATTTTTCCGATCACTTTAGATGTTACCGATTACGACCAGGTGTATCTGGCAGTAGAATCGGCTGTAGCGCATTTTGGTAAAATAGATGTTTTGGTTAACAATGCCGGTTTTGGTATTGTTGGAGCAGCAGAAGCTTTTACTGAAGAACAAGTGCGCAGTCAGTTGGAAACAAATTTATATGCGCCGATCGAAATTACAAGAGCTGTATTGCCATTTATGCGCAAGCAACGTTCGGGCAGGATTCTTCAAATCAGCTCGATAGGCGGGCGGGTAGGTAATGCTGGAGTAAGTATTTACCAGGCTGCAAAGTTTGGGCTGAGTGGCTTTAGTGAATCCCTGGCAAAAGAGGTAGTGGATTTAGGGATTTATGTAACCTGTGTAGAACCTGGCGGTTTTCGTACCGATTGGGCTGGTGCCTCAATGTCGTATGCACCTCGCGTTGAAGGATATGAATCTACCGTAGAAAAACGCTCAGATTTTTTCCAAAGCGGTAACTTTATACCGATGGGCGACCCGCAAAAAGCAGCAAAAGCCATGCTGGCACTGGTAGAACACCCTGGGCCACCCGTACACCTGGTATTTGGAAGTGAAGCCATTGGAATGCTTAAACATGCAGATGCCACCAGAACTGCCGAAATGGAGAAATGGATGGATGTAAGTTTATCAACAGGCCATGATGAGGCTGAGAATTTTTTGAACACTGATCTCGGTAAATCTTTTACTAACAAATAG
- a CDS encoding DNA-binding HxlR family transcriptional regulator (product_source=COG1733; cath_funfam=1.10.10.10; cog=COG1733; pfam=PF01638; superfamily=46785), producing the protein MPERKKGNHDRKRNQKLVKRLIKRCRKDGKSSRLLYCCQIWIALLSKRYSIPKDSAILYESLYLCIMGPRKEHRNKETCTASLNAVKDALYVLNGKWKLPLIISLQEGPLRFNEIQKSLGEITPKILSKELKDLELNEFVIRKVFSTTPVTVTYELTPYSESLERVIDELRDWGLKHRERLVKNRKSELVEAEMATSL; encoded by the coding sequence ATGCCCGAAAGAAAAAAGGGAAATCACGATCGAAAAAGAAATCAAAAATTAGTAAAAAGGCTTATAAAAAGATGCAGAAAGGATGGAAAAAGTAGCCGTTTGTTATACTGCTGTCAAATCTGGATAGCTTTACTATCTAAAAGATATAGTATCCCAAAGGATAGTGCTATCCTTTACGAAAGCTTATACCTTTGTATTATGGGACCAAGAAAAGAACACCGTAATAAAGAAACCTGTACGGCAAGTTTAAATGCGGTAAAAGACGCGCTCTATGTGTTAAATGGTAAGTGGAAACTTCCGCTGATTATTTCTTTGCAAGAAGGACCACTGCGTTTTAATGAGATCCAAAAATCACTTGGAGAAATTACACCCAAAATATTATCGAAAGAACTTAAAGATTTAGAATTAAATGAATTTGTGATCCGGAAAGTATTTTCTACCACTCCGGTTACCGTAACTTACGAGCTTACCCCTTATAGTGAATCGCTTGAAAGAGTAATTGATGAGCTAAGGGATTGGGGATTAAAACATCGCGAACGGTTGGTTAAAAACAGAAAAAGCGAGTTGGTCGAAGCAGAAATGGCAACCTCACTTTAG
- a CDS encoding hypothetical protein (product_source=Hypo-rule applied; cath_funfam=3.30.70.330; superfamily=103657): protein MAVLHKKEEKIQAVLGRLPKKYTDEQFVEMFIRLYSKDWGKIKSAYIKQSQDKEPGTIINMPKPEVYLRQILANYLQQDHAPKAVEVKEEPVVEAPVTEVKKAKAPAKKKEAVAEEVPAEVKKAKAPAKKKAEAIEEPAVEVKKAKAPAKKKAEAIEEAPVAEKKAKAAAKKPAAKK from the coding sequence ATGGCGGTATTACATAAAAAAGAAGAAAAAATTCAGGCAGTGCTGGGTAGGTTGCCTAAAAAATATACAGACGAACAATTTGTAGAGATGTTTATCAGACTTTACTCTAAAGATTGGGGCAAAATTAAATCGGCTTACATTAAACAATCTCAGGATAAAGAACCTGGAACCATCATCAATATGCCGAAACCAGAGGTATATTTACGACAGATCCTGGCAAACTATCTTCAACAAGATCATGCGCCGAAAGCCGTAGAGGTTAAAGAAGAACCTGTTGTTGAAGCACCGGTTACCGAAGTTAAAAAAGCGAAAGCTCCGGCCAAGAAGAAAGAAGCTGTAGCTGAAGAAGTGCCTGCCGAGGTTAAAAAAGCAAAAGCACCTGCTAAAAAGAAAGCTGAAGCAATTGAAGAACCTGCAGTAGAAGTTAAAAAAGCTAAGGCACCTGCAAAGAAAAAAGCAGAAGCAATCGAAGAGGCTCCAGTAGCTGAAAAGAAAGCAAAAGCAGCAGCAAAAAAGCCGGCAGCAAAAAAATAA
- a CDS encoding DNA-binding transcriptional ArsR family regulator (product_source=COG0640; cath_funfam=1.10.10.10; cog=COG0640; pfam=PF12840; smart=SM00418; superfamily=46785): protein MAYREKSIYIYAMDQVEIFKALSNKTRLQILGWLKAPELHFPEQPNADFENVGVCVGQIQLKSGLSQSTISEYLSILQRADLISSTRLGQWTYYKRNKEGLEKLSEIINTEL, encoded by the coding sequence TTGGCATATCGGGAAAAGTCGATATACATTTACGCCATGGATCAAGTAGAAATATTCAAAGCCCTTTCGAACAAAACACGTTTACAGATTTTAGGCTGGTTAAAAGCGCCTGAGCTACATTTTCCGGAGCAGCCCAATGCCGATTTTGAAAATGTAGGTGTTTGCGTTGGGCAGATTCAGCTTAAAAGTGGTTTATCACAAAGTACCATTTCCGAATACCTATCTATTTTACAGCGCGCCGATTTAATCAGTTCAACGCGCTTAGGCCAATGGACATATTACAAACGCAATAAAGAAGGCTTAGAAAAATTAAGCGAAATCATCAATACCGAATTATAA
- a CDS encoding 2,4-dienoyl-CoA reductase-like NADH-dependent reductase (Old Yellow Enzyme family) (product_source=COG1902; cath_funfam=3.20.20.70; cog=COG1902; pfam=PF00724; superfamily=51395) produces MNTDSLFRPFSLKTLNIKNRIVMAPMTRSFSPGGVPTADVARYYAKRAAGEVGLILSEGTVINRPSSSADPNIPHFYGTEALAGWENVIKSVHQAGGKMGPQIWHQGIMDNHASGWLPSTPFEGPSSLNKPGFENGVPMTDAAIADTIAAFGQAAADAKALGFDTVEIHGAHQYLIDQFFWDGTNNRTDIYGGKTLAERTRFGVEVIKEVRKRVGEDFALIIRLSQFKPAAYDFKLAKNEQEMEQWLTPLAEAGIDIFHCSQRRFWEPEFEGSDLNFAGWAKKVTGKATISVGSVGLDGDFFGAFAGQSSQPSSLDELVRRMDRGDFDLVAVGRPLLADPNWVEKIKNNLTEELKGFSKEALMELV; encoded by the coding sequence ATGAACACAGATAGTTTATTTAGGCCTTTTAGCCTTAAAACATTAAATATCAAAAACAGAATAGTGATGGCCCCAATGACGCGGTCATTTTCTCCGGGTGGCGTGCCAACAGCCGATGTTGCTCGCTATTACGCAAAAAGAGCGGCTGGTGAAGTAGGTTTAATTTTATCAGAAGGAACCGTAATTAACCGCCCATCTTCTTCTGCCGATCCTAACATTCCACATTTTTACGGTACCGAAGCTTTGGCAGGCTGGGAGAACGTAATTAAAAGTGTGCACCAGGCCGGCGGTAAAATGGGACCACAGATCTGGCACCAGGGCATTATGGATAACCACGCATCTGGCTGGTTACCAAGCACACCTTTTGAAGGTCCATCAAGCTTAAACAAACCAGGTTTCGAAAACGGCGTACCGATGACTGATGCAGCCATTGCAGATACCATTGCGGCTTTTGGTCAGGCGGCAGCAGATGCCAAAGCGCTGGGTTTTGACACTGTTGAAATACATGGCGCGCACCAATACCTGATCGATCAGTTCTTTTGGGACGGTACAAACAACCGTACCGATATTTATGGCGGTAAAACCTTAGCTGAACGTACCCGTTTTGGTGTTGAAGTAATTAAAGAAGTACGTAAAAGGGTTGGAGAAGATTTCGCCTTAATTATCCGCTTATCACAATTTAAACCTGCTGCCTACGATTTCAAGTTGGCCAAAAACGAACAGGAAATGGAACAGTGGTTAACGCCATTGGCCGAAGCCGGAATTGATATTTTTCATTGTTCGCAACGCCGTTTCTGGGAGCCTGAATTTGAAGGTTCTGACTTAAATTTTGCAGGTTGGGCTAAAAAAGTAACCGGAAAAGCCACAATCTCAGTGGGCTCAGTTGGTTTGGACGGCGATTTCTTTGGTGCTTTCGCAGGTCAGAGTTCACAACCTAGCTCGTTAGATGAACTGGTACGCAGAATGGACCGCGGTGATTTCGATTTAGTAGCCGTTGGCCGTCCGCTTTTAGCAGATCCGAACTGGGTAGAGAAAATTAAAAACAACCTTACAGAAGAATTGAAAGGCTTTAGCAAAGAAGCTTTAATGGAATTGGTATAA
- a CDS encoding redox-sensitive bicupin YhaK (pirin superfamily) (product_source=COG1741; cath_funfam=2.60.120.10; cog=COG1741; pfam=PF02678,PF05726; superfamily=51182), with the protein MSNIKLIIEERPANIGNFMVGRLLPFREKRMVGPFSFIDHMGPAAMSDHENLDVPPHPHIGLSTLTFLFEGEITHKDSLGSDIVIKPGQVNWMTSGSGIVHSERTPEYLRHTDKMLHGLQIWVALPKDLEQMEPEFCHVEGADIPNWTEDGVSFKLIAGEAFGYKSPVPVYSPLYFLELKSTKQQKLNIGDYLFGESALYILEGAIESEGNIFEPRLILIANDAKLCEFTMHENTTVYIFGGEPFPEERFIYWNFVASDKELIENAKTKWLEQSFKPVPGETGFVPLPDQNPKVKK; encoded by the coding sequence ATGTCGAATATTAAACTCATTATCGAAGAAAGACCAGCAAATATTGGCAATTTTATGGTTGGCAGGCTGCTGCCTTTCAGAGAGAAACGCATGGTTGGGCCTTTTTCTTTTATCGACCATATGGGACCAGCCGCAATGAGCGATCACGAGAATCTCGACGTTCCCCCTCATCCACATATCGGTTTATCTACCTTAACTTTTCTATTTGAAGGTGAAATTACACATAAAGACAGTTTGGGCTCGGATATTGTAATTAAACCCGGACAGGTAAACTGGATGACTTCGGGCAGCGGCATTGTACATTCGGAAAGAACCCCTGAATATCTTCGCCATACCGATAAAATGCTCCATGGCTTGCAGATTTGGGTGGCCTTACCCAAAGATTTAGAACAGATGGAACCTGAGTTTTGCCATGTAGAAGGGGCGGACATTCCAAATTGGACAGAAGATGGTGTAAGTTTTAAGTTAATCGCAGGAGAAGCTTTTGGCTATAAATCTCCGGTTCCGGTGTATAGCCCATTATATTTTCTAGAATTGAAAAGTACCAAGCAGCAAAAGCTAAACATTGGCGATTACCTGTTTGGCGAAAGTGCACTTTACATTCTAGAGGGTGCAATTGAAAGTGAGGGAAATATTTTTGAGCCGCGTTTAATTTTAATTGCCAACGACGCCAAACTATGCGAATTTACGATGCACGAAAACACAACGGTTTATATTTTCGGAGGCGAACCCTTTCCTGAAGAACGTTTCATTTACTGGAACTTTGTTGCATCTGACAAAGAACTGATTGAAAATGCCAAAACTAAATGGCTGGAACAAAGCTTTAAACCCGTTCCCGGAGAAACAGGTTTTGTGCCTTTGCCAGATCAAAATCCAAAGGTTAAGAAATAA